In Primulina eburnea isolate SZY01 chromosome 3, ASM2296580v1, whole genome shotgun sequence, one DNA window encodes the following:
- the LOC140826087 gene encoding RNA polymerase sigma factor sigF, chloroplastic isoform X2, which translates to MEAVSSLISSPPQFFSRTHVRNCSASSSSVSLLPDQATPTLSPPSTIARYSPSSVLIQDQRGETRTLLWSKEENTVQETSDRRLVVMAPAFPSNEDNNYLATGRYVKDLGLQLQHWPSLSYLKELPSQRAMASVSSKGETLIGVEADRVVALAREALSACKEAASIVKDTNLFESHLYCPSDLTGLANTSLRHKRMVRSTRLLERRTKQRRSPELNIEIQEIKRHRKPESSGKNGVFDSNDTLQMFLGGPETRQLLTAKEESELISKIQELMKLQEVKSRLRTQFSREPTLVEWAAAIGISCQALRSELHCGNSSREKLIYANFRLVVHIAKQYQGRGLNFADLLQGGSIGLMRSVEKFKPKVGCRFATYAYWWIRQAIRKTLFQHSRTIRLPENVYGLLSKVFEAKKVCVQRGNHNPKKEDIAACAGITVERLESLLYTARMPVSMQQAIWMDQDTTFQEITADPSIEAPELSAEKQLMRQHVRNLLAILNPRERKIIKMRFGIEDGTQRSLSEIGSGVGLTKERVRQLECRALYKLKQCLDSHGLAAYTDMLV; encoded by the exons ATGGAGGCAGTGAGCAGCTTGATTTCTTCGCCCCCACAATTCTTCTCCAGAACCCATGTCAGAAATTGCTCTGCCTCGTCTTCCTCTG TTTCTCTGCTTCCTGATCAAGCAACTCCGACTCTTTCCCCTCCATCTACTATTGCTCGATATTCTCCGTCTTCAGTACTCATTCAGGACCAACGTGGTGAAACAAGGACGTTATTGTGGTCAAAAGAAGAAAATACAGTCCAG GAAACATCGGATAGAAGACTGGTGGTAATGGCACCTGCATTCCCATCTAATGAAGATAACAACTATCTTGCTACTGGTCGATACGTGAAAGATTTGGGCCTTCAATTGCAGCACTGGCCATCATTATCGTATCT AAAAGAACTACCCTCACAAAGGGCAATGGCATCCGTTTCAAGTAAAGGAGAGACATTAATAGGTGTAGAAGCAGACCGTGTTGTTGCACTTGCAAGAGAAGCTTTATCTGCATGCAAGGAGGCAGCATCAATTGTAAAAGATACCAATCTTTTCGAGTCTCATCTTTACTGCCCGTCTGATCTAAC AGGTCTAGCCAACACTTCTCTGCGGCATAAGAGAATGGTGAGGTCAACACGTCTCCTGGAGAGGCGAACGAAGCAGAGGAGGTCGCCAGAGCTAAATATTGAGATTCAGGAGATTAAGCGTCATAGGAAGCCGGAATCAAGTGGAAAAAATGGAGTATTTGATTCTAATGATACCCTTCAAATGTTCTTAGGAGGACCAGAAACAAGGCAGCTATTGACTGCCAAAGAAGAGTCAGAATTGATATCGAAGATACAG GAGTTAATGAAACTACAAGAAGTGAAAAGTAGGCTTCGGACTCAGTTTTCCCGGGAACCGACACTAGTTGAGTGGGCTGCAGCCATTGGTATTAGCTGCCAAGCCTTGCGGTCAGAGCTTCACTGTGGTAACAGTAGCCGGGAGAAGTTAATTTACGCCAATTTTCGCTTGGTGGTTCACATTGCCAAGCAGTACCAAGGGCGTGGGTTAAACTTCGCAGATCTTTTACAG GGAGGAAGCATTGGTCTTATGAGGAGTGTCGAAAAATTCAAGCCCAAAGTAGGTTGCAGGTTTGCGACTTATGCCTATTGGTGGATTCGGCAAGCAATAAGGAAAACCCTGTTTCAGCACTCTAGGACAATCCGCTTGCCG GAAAATGTCTATGGCCTCCTGTCGAAGGTCTTCGAAGCTAAGAAAGTATGCGTTCAGCGAGGCAATCATAACCCAAAGAAAGAGGACATAGCAGCATGTGCTGGCATTACAGTTGAGAGACTGGAGAGCTTGCTTTATACAGCTCGAATGCCTGTCTCAATGCAGCAGGCCATATGGATGGACCAAGATACGACATTTCAG GAAATCACTGCAGATCCGAGTATCGAGGCCCCAGAATTGAGTGCAGAGAAACAACTAATGAGACAACACGTTCGAAATCTCTTGGCCATTCTCAATCCGAGGGAGAGGAAAATAATCAAGATGAGATTCGGCATTGAAGATGGCACACAGAGATCCCTGTCGGAAATTGGTTCTGGTGTTGGGCTAACAAAGGAACGAGTTAGACAACTGGAGTGTCGAGCACTGTACAAACTGAAACAGTGTCTTGACAGCCATGGACTAGCAGCATATACAGATATGCTCGTTTAG
- the LOC140826087 gene encoding RNA polymerase sigma factor sigF, chloroplastic isoform X1, which produces MEAVSSLISSPPQFFSRTHVRNCSASSSSVSLLPDQATPTLSPPSTIARYSPSSVLIQDQRGETRTLLWSKEENTVQETSDRRLVVMAPAFPSNEDNNYLATGRYVKDLGLQLQHWPSLSYLWPLLNRKELPSQRAMASVSSKGETLIGVEADRVVALAREALSACKEAASIVKDTNLFESHLYCPSDLTGLANTSLRHKRMVRSTRLLERRTKQRRSPELNIEIQEIKRHRKPESSGKNGVFDSNDTLQMFLGGPETRQLLTAKEESELISKIQELMKLQEVKSRLRTQFSREPTLVEWAAAIGISCQALRSELHCGNSSREKLIYANFRLVVHIAKQYQGRGLNFADLLQGGSIGLMRSVEKFKPKVGCRFATYAYWWIRQAIRKTLFQHSRTIRLPENVYGLLSKVFEAKKVCVQRGNHNPKKEDIAACAGITVERLESLLYTARMPVSMQQAIWMDQDTTFQEITADPSIEAPELSAEKQLMRQHVRNLLAILNPRERKIIKMRFGIEDGTQRSLSEIGSGVGLTKERVRQLECRALYKLKQCLDSHGLAAYTDMLV; this is translated from the exons ATGGAGGCAGTGAGCAGCTTGATTTCTTCGCCCCCACAATTCTTCTCCAGAACCCATGTCAGAAATTGCTCTGCCTCGTCTTCCTCTG TTTCTCTGCTTCCTGATCAAGCAACTCCGACTCTTTCCCCTCCATCTACTATTGCTCGATATTCTCCGTCTTCAGTACTCATTCAGGACCAACGTGGTGAAACAAGGACGTTATTGTGGTCAAAAGAAGAAAATACAGTCCAG GAAACATCGGATAGAAGACTGGTGGTAATGGCACCTGCATTCCCATCTAATGAAGATAACAACTATCTTGCTACTGGTCGATACGTGAAAGATTTGGGCCTTCAATTGCAGCACTGGCCATCATTATCGTATCT ATGGCCATTGTTAAACAGAAAAGAACTACCCTCACAAAGGGCAATGGCATCCGTTTCAAGTAAAGGAGAGACATTAATAGGTGTAGAAGCAGACCGTGTTGTTGCACTTGCAAGAGAAGCTTTATCTGCATGCAAGGAGGCAGCATCAATTGTAAAAGATACCAATCTTTTCGAGTCTCATCTTTACTGCCCGTCTGATCTAAC AGGTCTAGCCAACACTTCTCTGCGGCATAAGAGAATGGTGAGGTCAACACGTCTCCTGGAGAGGCGAACGAAGCAGAGGAGGTCGCCAGAGCTAAATATTGAGATTCAGGAGATTAAGCGTCATAGGAAGCCGGAATCAAGTGGAAAAAATGGAGTATTTGATTCTAATGATACCCTTCAAATGTTCTTAGGAGGACCAGAAACAAGGCAGCTATTGACTGCCAAAGAAGAGTCAGAATTGATATCGAAGATACAG GAGTTAATGAAACTACAAGAAGTGAAAAGTAGGCTTCGGACTCAGTTTTCCCGGGAACCGACACTAGTTGAGTGGGCTGCAGCCATTGGTATTAGCTGCCAAGCCTTGCGGTCAGAGCTTCACTGTGGTAACAGTAGCCGGGAGAAGTTAATTTACGCCAATTTTCGCTTGGTGGTTCACATTGCCAAGCAGTACCAAGGGCGTGGGTTAAACTTCGCAGATCTTTTACAG GGAGGAAGCATTGGTCTTATGAGGAGTGTCGAAAAATTCAAGCCCAAAGTAGGTTGCAGGTTTGCGACTTATGCCTATTGGTGGATTCGGCAAGCAATAAGGAAAACCCTGTTTCAGCACTCTAGGACAATCCGCTTGCCG GAAAATGTCTATGGCCTCCTGTCGAAGGTCTTCGAAGCTAAGAAAGTATGCGTTCAGCGAGGCAATCATAACCCAAAGAAAGAGGACATAGCAGCATGTGCTGGCATTACAGTTGAGAGACTGGAGAGCTTGCTTTATACAGCTCGAATGCCTGTCTCAATGCAGCAGGCCATATGGATGGACCAAGATACGACATTTCAG GAAATCACTGCAGATCCGAGTATCGAGGCCCCAGAATTGAGTGCAGAGAAACAACTAATGAGACAACACGTTCGAAATCTCTTGGCCATTCTCAATCCGAGGGAGAGGAAAATAATCAAGATGAGATTCGGCATTGAAGATGGCACACAGAGATCCCTGTCGGAAATTGGTTCTGGTGTTGGGCTAACAAAGGAACGAGTTAGACAACTGGAGTGTCGAGCACTGTACAAACTGAAACAGTGTCTTGACAGCCATGGACTAGCAGCATATACAGATATGCTCGTTTAG
- the LOC140826090 gene encoding uncharacterized protein, with product MLKRSYLRVLIFAEKLQYFAKILTVPYSTLGMNGSVIYDHDINNGSQSETEWESLLKPFDLEELRKSLNKITPFQLNKLLGLPLDLPTSIELFQWAGGQKGYRHTFDVYYTLIDKVGAMEQFKIIDKLLLQMKEEGIVFKESIFIMIMRHFGKAGKPGQATRLLLDMRSTFSCDPTFISYNVVLDVLLAGNCPKVAPNVIYEMLNKGISPTVFTFARVMKALCVVNEVDSACSLLRDMTKHGCVPNSVVYMTLIHALSKANRVNEALTLLEEMFLMACTPDVNTFNDVIIGLCHGDRIYEAAKMVDRMLVRGIAPDAVTYGVLMQGLCKKGQVDEARILLKKVPNPNIVQFNTLINGYVKHGRFEEAEAILKDSMLSAGCQPDIYTFNILIRGLCEKGMFYSARELLEDMPRKGVKPNEITYTILIDGFCKQGRLKEADGIVNEMSYRGLCLNTVGYNCLISALCKAGQVQEALKLFRDMLSKGCKADIFTYNSLIYGLCKVDMMDEALSMYRDMFMEGVIANSVTYNTLIQAFLKKNAMQEAFKLVNDMLFRGCPLDNFTYTGLIRALCEDGSVEKALGLFEEMVRKGLRPNNLSCNMLITGLCRTGKVQNALEFLREMIFRGLKPDIVTYNSVISGLCKMQRIQDAYNIFEKLKLDGVCPDSITYNILIGSFCKAGMFEEACSLLNKGVASGLNPGNVTWHILVSNLFKRVVRL from the coding sequence ATGCTTAAAAGATCATATCTCAGGGTACTTATATTTGCAGAAAAGCTGCAATATTTTGCCAAGATCCTTACAGTTCCATATTCTACATTGGGGATGAATGGAAGTGTGATTTACGATCATGATATTAATAATGGGTCACAGTCTGAAACTGAATGGGAAAGTTTGCTTAAACCTTTTGACCTTGAAGAGCTCCGGAAATCACTCAATAAAATCACTCCTTTTCAGCTCAACAAATTACTGGGGCTCCCACTGGATCTGCCCACATCGATAGAGCTTTTCCAGTGGGCTGGTGGTCAAAAGGGATATCGACACACATTTGATGTGTATTATACTCTGATTGATAAGGTTGGGGCCATGGAACAGTTTAAGATTATTGATAAGTTATTGTTGCAGATGAAGGAAGAAGGAATAGTTTTCAAGGAATCGATTTTTATTATGATCATGCGGCATTTTGGAAAAGCTGGCAAGCCTGGTCAAGCGACTAGGCTGCTTTTGGATATGCGGAGTACCTTTTCATGTGATCCAACTTTTATATCTTATAATGTTGTGCTGGATGTTCTGTTGGCTGGAAATTGTCCTAAAGTTGCGCCAAATGTTATTTATGAGATGTTGAATAAGGGCATCTCTCCTACCGTCTTCACCTTCGCTAGAGTAATGAAAGCACTTTGCGTGGTGAATGAGGTTGATTCTGCATGCTCCCTCCTCAGAGACATGACTAAACACGGGTGTGTGCCGAATTCAGTAGTTTATATGACACTTATACATGCACTATCTAAAGCTAACCGAGTGAATGAAGCTTTGACATTGTTGGAGGAGATGTTTCTTATGGCTTGTACACCAGATGTCAACACGTTTAATGATGTTATAATTGGCCTTTGCCACGGTGATCGCATTTATGAAGCTGCAAAAATGGTAGATAGGATGCTTGTTCGAGGTATTGCACCTGATGCTGTAACTTATGGGGTTTTGATGCAAGGATTATGCAAGAAAGGTCAAGTAGACGAAGCAAGAATATTACTGAAGAAAGTGCCCAATCCAAACATTGTCCAGTTTAATACTCTAATTAATGGGTATGTGAAACATGGACGATTTGAAGAAGCCGAAGCTATTTTAAAGGATAGCATGTTGAGTGCTGGTTGTCAGCCAGATATTTATACTTTTAACATTCTTATTCGTGGACTTTGTGAGAAGGGTATGTTTTACTCTGCTCGTGAACTTTTGGAGGATATGCCACGTAAAGGTGTTAAGCCAAATGAGATAACCTACACCATTTTGATTGATGGGTTCTGTAAGCAAGGCCGTCTGAAGGAAGCAGATGGCATCGTAAATGAGATGTCATATAGAGGTCTTTGCCTAAATACAGTAGGTTATAATTGTCTAATATCTGCTTTATGCAAGGCTGGGCAAGTCCAGGAGGCATTAAAACTGTTTAgagacatgctgagcaaaggaTGTAAAGCGGATATTTTTACCTACAATTCCTTGATTTATGGGCTCTGCAAAgttgatatgatggatgaggcTCTCAGCATGTATCGAGATATGTTCATGGAAGGAGTCATTGCTAACAGTGTGACCTACAACACCTTGATTCAAGCTTTTCTCAAGAAAAACGCAATGCAAGAAGCATTTAAGCTTGTAAATGATATGTTATTCAGAGGTTGCCCCCTTGACAATTTCACTTACACAGGCCTTATAAGAGCACTTTGTGAAGATGGGTCTGTTGAAAAGGCTTTGGGCCTTTTCGAAGAAATGGTGAGGAAGGGACTACGTCCTAATAACTTATCTTGCAATATGTTGATCACTGGTTTATGTAGAACTGGAAAAGTGCAAAATGCTCTTGAGTTCTTAAGGGAGATGATTTTCCGCGGACTGAAACCTGATATAGTCACATATAACAGTGTTATTAGTGGTTTATGCAAGATGCAGCGGATCCAGGATGCTtacaatatttttgaaaaattgaaaCTTGATGGTGTCTGTCCAGACTCAATCACGTATAACATCTTGATTGGGTCTTTCTGTAAAGCAGGTATGTTTGAAGAAGCCTGTTCGCTTCTAAATAAAGGAGTGGCTAGTGGATTGAATCCTGGCAATGTTACTTGGCACATTCTAGTTTCCAACTTGTTTAAACGAGTTGTAAGATTGTAA
- the LOC140826716 gene encoding uncharacterized protein translates to MTSSQNSTQARIRQDIPHQDDHNSATGGNSRNAQHDHPQEQNIQNMFEIMHQFVQFCQQNQQRPHDQAQEHHLEANDRDLERFLRFKPPKFEGKSDACQAESWLSKINKIFSILKYPEEQKVNFSTYLFEEAAHNWWRTVEHRWTKNHTPKTWENFLQEFEGKYITQVILNTREREFMDLVQGDMTVAQYEAEFHRLIHYAPHYMEDEVRKRKKFVQGLKLDIRWATLSTEVTSYVSAVNQALRVEEDIKTLLKKEEEEKKIRKPNFFEDNRKRKFEKKTQQVGQGEAVKGKVPRNNNKKCGYCGLPNHEEEKCWRKSGKCLICGSEQHRIQDCPKRTQKTQPTTKSKIPARAYALLGNQEEEVDPTAVVEGTVTILSSSAKTLFDPGATHSFISKVFAHKLPLLFEQLPYSFEISSPLGTTMITDIVYRNCPLNFQEQEYLADLIELPIKSYDIILGMDWLFRHQAQLNCYTKEVYLQTSHPIISKANHTMGIVSTTEARAILKDNGQGFLAYLINKPKDQLKISEISVVQEFPEVFPEEINTLPPQRDVEFSIDLIPGAQPRSKTPYRMAPSELKELKLQLQELMDKKYVRPSTSPWEKVSFLGHFISKKGLEVDPAKIEAISRWKQPINITEIRSFLGLAGYYRRFIKDFAKIAVPLTQLTRKDNPFLWNDECEKSFCKLKEMLTSAPVLALPEGTEGFVVYTDASKEGFGCVLMQNDKVIAYASRKLKNHELNYPTHDLELGAIVFALAKWRHYLYGKANVVADALSRKISMACLGMKEEREWVHIHSRGHLAGLRIEPEFHTRIKQNQESDQEVSKLRTDTNFVTNSQGILCYHDRICVPSSMKKEIMEKSHQSRISIHPGGSKMYQEIKKYFWWKGMKRDIADFISQCLSCQMIKAEHQRPAGLLQPLPIPEWKWDQITMDFVTGLPQLPGGFNSIWVIVDRLTKSAHFIPISHKYGVEKLAELYQKEIIRLHGIPTTIVSDRDPKFTSRLWKKLQECLGTKLNFSTAAHPQTDGQSERTIQILEDMLRACTLDFGANWGKHLPLVEFSYNNSYQSSIKMAPYEALYGRKCRSPLNWDMDEWRGTKNGQERAIRPDIIQEAIDKIQLIRRTGKKGKLHPRFVGPFEVIERIGTVAYRLSLPENISGIHNVFHVSQLRKCKVDSAQLIDHQQIDLEDNLTYEEKPVKILDQRIKELRGRPIQLVKVLWKNHNIEEATWETEKDMRYQYPHLFQ, encoded by the exons ATGACGTCTTCACAAAATAGTACTCAAGCCAGAATCAGACAAGACATCCCTCATCAAGATGACCACAACTCGGCAACGGGTGGAAATTCCAGAAACGCTCAACACGATCACCCCCAAGAACAAAACATACaaaatatgtttgaaataatgcaTCAATTTGTGCAGTTTTGTCAGCAAAATCAACAACGACCTCATGATCAAGCTCAAGAACATCACCTTGAGGCGAATGATAGAGatcttgagagatttttgagattcaAACCGCCAAAGTTTGAAGGAAAATCAGATGCTTGTCAAGCAGAATCTTGGCTaagcaaaatcaacaaaatattcTCTATTCTCAAATATCCTGAAGAACAAAAGGTGAATTTTTCCACTTATTTATTTGAAGAAGCAGCTCATAACTGGTGGCGTACAGTGGAACATAGGTGGACAAAGAATCACACCCCAAAAACGTGGGAAAATTTTCTGCAAGAGTTCGAAGGTAAATATATAACTCAAGTTATATTAAATACCCGAGAACGTGAATTTATGGATTTAGTCCAAGGTGACATGACCGTAGCTCAATATGAGGCAGAATTCCACCGTCTTATACATTATGCACCACATTACATGGAAGATGAGgtaagaaaaaggaaaaaatttgTCCAAGGATTAAAGCTCGATATCCGTTGGGCAACGCTGTCCACAGAAGTTACCAGTTATGTTTCTGCTGTTAATCAAGCCCTACGAGTGGAAGAAGACATAAAGACACTTcttaaaaaagaagaagaagaaaagaaaatcagAAAGCCCAACTTTTTTGAGGATAACCggaaaagaaaatttgaaaagaaaacacaACAAGTCGGGCAAGGAGAAGCTGTCAAAggaaaagttccaagaaacAACAATAAAAAGTGTGGATATTGTGGATTACCAAATCATGAAGAAGAAAAGTGTTGGAGAAAAAGTGGGAAATGTCTTATTTGCGGAAGTGAGCAACACCGTATTCAAGATTGTCCAAAAAGAACGCAAAAGACTCAACCCACAACAAAGTCAAAGATACCTGCTCGAGCCTATGCCCTCTTAGGAAACCAAGAGGAGGAAGTTGACCCCACTGCAGTCGTAGAAGGTACTGTTACCATATTATCCAGTTCTGCAAAAACTTTATTTGATCCAggagctactcattcttttatctcAAAAGTTTTTGCACATAAATTACCACTATTATTTGAACAGCTACCATATAGCTTCGAAATTAGCTCACCTTTAGGGACAACGATGATTACTGACATCGTTTACAGAAACTGTCCCTTAAACTTCCAAGAACAAGAATATCTAGCAGATTTGATTGAATTGCCTATCAAGAGCTATGATAttattcttggaatggattggttatttAGACACCAAGCCCAACTCAATTGCTACACAAAAGAAGTTTATCTTCAAACTTCTCATCCAATCATTTCCAAAGCTAACCATACTATGGGAATAGTATCAACAACAGAAGCTAGGGCTATATTAAAAGACAACGGACAAGGATTTCTagcttatttgataaataagccAAAAGATCAACTCAAAATCTCAGAAATCTCAGTTgtacaagaattcccagaggtTTTTCCTGAAGAGATCAATACTTTACCTCCTCAAAGAGACGTAGAGTTTTCCATTGATCTAATACCTGGAGCACAACCCAGATCAAAAACTCCATATCGAATGGCACCTTCAGAGTTAAAAGAATTAAAACTTCAATTACAAGAGCTCATGGACAAGAAGTACGTCCGGCCTAGTACATCTCCATGGG aAAAAGTGTCATTTCTTGGCCACTTTATTTCTAAGAAAGGACTGGAAGTAGATCCTGCAAAAATAGAAGCCATATCTCGTTGGAAACAACCAATCAACATCACAGAAATCAGAAGTTTTCTCGGcttagcaggatactaccgaagattcattaaagattttgcgAAAATTGCTGTTCCCCTGACACAACTAACTCGCAAAGACAACCCTTTCTTGTGGAATGATGAGTGTGAGAAAAGTTTTTGCAAATTAAAAGAAATGCTTACCAGTGCACCTGTATTAGCTTTACCAGAAGGAACAGAAGGATTTGTGGTTTACACAGATGCCTCAAAAGAAGGCTTTGGATGTGTACTGATGCAAAACGATAAAGTTATTGCATATGCATCTAGAAAATTAAAGAATCACGAGTTAaattatcccactcatgatctggaattaggagCAATAGTGTTTGCATTAGCAAAATGGAGACACTATTTGTACG gtaaagctaatgtagtggctgatgctttaagtagAAAGATTAGCATGGCTTGTTTGGGAATGAAAGAAGAAAGAGAATGGGTACATATCCATTCTCGTGGGCACTTGGCGGGATTGAGAATCGAACCTGAATTTCATACCAGAATTAAGCAAAATCAAGAATCAGACCAAGAAGTTTCAAAACTCCGTACTGATACCAATTTCGTCACCAATTCACAAGGAATACTATGCTATCATGATCGTATTTGTGTGCCTAGCTCAATGAAAAAGGAAATAATGGAAAAATCACATCAGTCTCGGATCAGCATTCATCCAGGAGGATCTAAGATGTACCAAGAGATTAAAAAATACTTTTGGTGGAAAGGAATGAAACGAGATATCGCAGATTTCATTTCACAATGCCTATCTTGTCAAATGATAAAggctgaacatcaaagaccagcaggtcTTTTGCAACCACTTCCTataccagaatggaaatgggatcaaataactatggactttgtgaccggattACCCCAGCTTCCAGGAGGTTTTAATAGCATATGGGTAATCGTTGATCGCTTGaccaagtcagcacatttcatacCCATAAGTCACAAATATGGGGTGGAAAAACTGGCTGAACTCTATCAGAAGGAAATCATACGGTTACATGGTATCCCCACTACCAtagtatctgatagagatccgaaGTTTACATCAAGATTATGGAAAAAACTTCAGGAATGCCTTGGTACCAAATTAAATTTTAGTACAGCAGCACATCcgcaaaccgatggtcagtctgaacGAACCATTCAAATATTGGAAGACATGCTTCGCGCCTGTACGCTGGATTTTGGGGCAAACTGGGGAAAACATTTGCCTCTAGttgaattttcatacaacaatagttatcaatcctcaataaaaatggCGCCATATGAAGCattatatggaagaaaatgtcgaTCTCCTCTTAACTGGGATATGGATGAATGGAGAGGCACAAAGAATGGACAAGAACGAGCAATCAGGCCTGACATTATACAAGAAGCTATCGACAAAATACAACTTATCAG GCGTACTGGAAAGAAGGGAAAGTTACATCCTCGATTTGTTGGACCCTTTGAAGTGATAGAACGAATAGGCACTGTGGCTTATCGTCTATCTCTACCCGAAAATATCTCTGGTATACATAACGTATTCCACGTATCACAATTAAGGAAATGCAAAGTAGACTCAGCCCAATTGATTGACCACCAACAGATAGATCTGGAAGACAATCTAACATATGAAGAAAAACCTGTGAAGATTTTGGACCAAAGAATAAAGGAACTTCGTGGTCGACCAATTCAGTTGGTAAAAGTCTTATGGAAAAACCACAACATTGAAGAAGCAACGTGGGAAACAGAGAAAGATATGAGATATCAATATCCTCATTTATTCCAATAA
- the LOC140826089 gene encoding AT-hook motif nuclear-localized protein 1-like, with protein MEMEDKESTESGSPGRNSDSESPLSSGGAFVGHGGGAGGGGIPGVMSMAVDMGVAKTEGVMNTSAVAVGAGATGGGGVTGGGVVGGGVAGGGGGNGELTMSGKKKRGRPRKYDENGNLRPSYMKSQPVPALQPGFTLSTPPSYEYSSGSKRGRGKALGSGKWQILASLGELFANTAGGDFTPHVVTVYTGEDVAGKILTFAQRGPGGICVLSANGSVSNVTIRQPGSSGGLLTYEGRFEILTLTGSYTISENGKMKSQTGGLSVSLASPDGRVIGGGVAGSLMAANPIQVVVGSFVPNIMKMRKTKHNSEPRAAPPVQVTPPTVTAAIPISQAAPENDTYPMPATQLPMQIQGIADNPNSSSADTPDWNGSGPSFDHQKLYPDINISVPFDEH; from the exons ATGGAAATGGAAGACAAAGAGAGCACAGAGTCTGGTTCTCCGGGTCGTAACTCGGATTCAGAGTCACCACTTTCCAGTGGTGGTGCTTTTGTTGGCCATGGAGGCGGCGCTGGTGGAGGGGGGATTCCGGGAGTGATGAGCATGGCAGTGGACATGGGCGTGGCGAAAACTGAAGGGGTGATGAATACATCTGCGGTAGCAGTTGGTGCTGGGGCCACAGGAGGCGGCGGAGTGACGGGTGGTGGTGTTGTCGGCGGCGGTGTTGCGGGTGGTGGTGGTGGGAATGGTGAACTAACGATGAGTGGGAAGAAGAAGAGAGGCAGGCCAAGAAAGTATGACGAAAATGGTAACTTGCGGCCGTCGTACATGAAATCCCAGCCGGTTCCGGCGTTGCAGCCGGGATTCACTCTATCAACACCGCCGTCTTATGAGTACTCTTCTGGCTCGAAAAGGGGCCGGGGTAAAGCTCTGGGTTCTGGGAAATGGCAAATTCTTGCTTCACTTG GTGAGTTGTTCGCTAATACGGCAGGAGGGGATTTTACACCGCACGTTGTCACTGTGTATACAGGAGAG GATGTTGCAGGGAAGATCTTAACTTTTGCTCAGAGGGGTCCAGGAGGGATTTGTGTTCTTTCTGCCAATGGATCTGTTTCTAATGTTACAATACGCCAGCCTGGTTCTTCTGGTGGTCTATTGACATACGAG GGTCGTTTCGAAATCTTGACTCTAACAGGTTCATACACCATCTCCGAAAATGGTAAGATGAAAAGTCAGACCGGTGGATTAAGTGTTTCACTGGCTAGCCCCGATGGCCGTGTTATAGGTGGCGGTGTAGCTGGATCACTTATGGCAGCTAATCCAATCCAG GTTGTGGTTGGAAGCTTTGTGCCAAATATTATGAAAATGCGTAAAACAAAGCATAACAGTGAGCCCCGAGCCGCCCCTCCAGTCCAGGTCACTCCGCCTACCGTTACAGCAGCTATACCTATATCACAAGCAGCACCAGAGAACGACACTTACCCGATGCCAGCAACACAACTGCCAATGCAAATTCAGGGAATAGCAGATAACCCAAATTCTTCATCGGCTGATACCCCTGATTGGAACGGTTCTGGGCCGAGTTTTGATCACCAGAAACTGTATCCCGACATTAATATCTCTGTACCTTTTGATGAGCATTAA